The following are encoded in a window of Carassius auratus strain Wakin chromosome 6, ASM336829v1, whole genome shotgun sequence genomic DNA:
- the rprmb gene encoding protein reprimo B — MNSTVFNDTDSALFSTRSSESFLSCCNLSSVVTDSGFVSAALDERSVFIMHTVQIAVMCVLALTVVFGIFFLGCNLLIKSEGMINFLVTDRRPSKDVEAVIVGSY; from the coding sequence ATGAATTCAACTGTTTTTAACGACACAGACAGCGCTTTGTTTTCTACCAGAAGCAGCGAGAGCTTTCTTTCGTGCTGTAACTTGTCCTCGGTGGTGACGGACAGCGGGTTTGTGTCCGCGGCGCTGGACGAGCGCAGCGTGTTCATCATGCACACGGTGCAGATCGCGGTCATGTGCGTGCTGGCGCTCACCGTGGTCTTCGGCATCTTCTTTTTAGGCTGTAACTTGCTCATTAAGTCCGAAGGCATGATCAACTTTCTGGTTACGGACAGAAGACCGTCAAAGGATGTCGAAGCGGTCATCGTGGGATCATACTAG